The DNA segment TCGTACCCTTAGCCTGGATCTGCTCAGAACGTCAGGCTTTGCTGTTTGAAGCTTGGGCTTCTCAAGTGGCCAGGGCAGGGTGGTTCCTAATTCCCCTGAAGATTCCGGGCGGCATACGCAAGGTTGAGGTTCGATTCACTGAATCACCTGCTGGGCCAGAGCTTGTCGGCGTTAGTCACTGGAAATTTACCGCCCGATGCGAGCTACGTGAGCGCCCACTTCTAGAGCCTGGCTGGGCTGAGCTCATGCCGGAATGGATCCTGATGATGAATATCGTAGACCTAGCAATCAACAGGGAGTGGCCAGAGGCATGATAGAGCCGACCATTCTCAATCTAATCTACCGGGAGGCGTTGGCTTCTGGTGGCAACGAAGTCTTTGTCCGAACCCTTGAGCTGACTTGTTCGGCGTGGGATCCAGTGCTGATATGCAATGGCTTCAAGGATCGAATCTGCGGCAGCGAGGATGGCCGTGTGCTCAGCTTCACTGCAGCAAACATCGGTATCGCGCTCCCGCAGAAGAATAACAAGGGCAACCAGGCTCTTGCGTTCGGCGTGGATAACACGACAGGAGAGGTTCGCCACAAGGCGGATCAGGCGTTAGAGGCGAATGCCCGTATCACCGCCACTTACCGCGTTTATCTAGCAAGCGACCTCTCAGCGCCATGCGAGCGACCCTACAGAATGACCGTTCAAAGCGATTCGTTCGAAAGTAATAACGCGAATCTGCCGTGTGGGTTCTTCGACCTGATCGGTACTGCCTGGCCTCGCGCCCTTTACAACACCAGTAAGTTCCCTTGCCTCAAATACCTCTAAAGGCCTCCCTATGGAATGGATAAATTCGTACCTGTCTTGCAGGTATGAGGATGGCGCGCGCGGGCCTGAAAAGTTCGATTGTTGGGGTCTGGTTAGGGATGCACGCCACCGGCACCAGGGCATGCGCCTCCTGCCTAGCTGGGGCCATGTGCGCAACACCGAGCCTAAGGAGTTCACCCGGGCTTACCGCAATGAGGCTGAGCACATGGAGGTTTGCCAGCCTGAGCCGGGCTCTATTGCCGCCGTCATGCGCGGGCAGATCTGCATCCATGTCGCGCTTGTTGTCGATGCCGGAGACCGCCTGAAGGTCTTGGAGATCAACCCTACGCGCGGCGCCAGATGCCTTCCGCTGAGTCAGTGGGCGCGCGACCACAACACCGTCATTTATTACCGGGACAAACAATGATCTCAATCTATCCAAACAAGATCGTTCCGTTCCCGGCCGACACGCGCGAGGTATCGCAACGCCAGAGCTTGCTTTCGTGGTTTCACGCAGACGGCATGCCTGAGTCGGTTGAACCTGCGGCGCTGCCAGTCAGCGTTTTCATCAATGGTGAGCGCGCGCTGCCAACCCAGTGGGCAACTATCGAGTTTGGCCCAGAGGACCGCGTCGAGATCTATCGCGAACCAAAAGGCACTGATCCGTTCTCTATCACCCTGGCACTGGTGTTCGGAGCCAAGGCCGTGATGAGCGCGCTGATGCCAAAAATGCCTTCGCTCAACAACGGCGGCGGCACGAAACGCGGCAATGATCTTGGGTTGGCCACGGTAAAGGGCAACCAGGTAAAGCTGAACTCAGTAATCCGTGAGATCGCCGGCAGGCAGCGCCCATACCCCGACTACGCCATTCCCCCTAACCGCTACTTTAAGGATGCGGCTTCGCAGTGGATTGAAATGCTGCTGTGCGTTGGGCGTGGCAAATACCAGATCCCGCTGGGGAGCATCACAATCGGCGATACGCCGGTAATCTCCTTGGGCGCTGATGCCGAAATACATATCTACGGCCCCGGCGCCGACCTGACAAATGAGGAAGCGGCCAAGTGGTGGCATTCGGCGCCAGAAGTTGGGGCTACCTCTACCGGCACGGCAGGCATTGAGCTGCGTTCGACCTACGCCGTAGCGCCAGTCCCAGTGGCTCAGTCCTATCAGTTTGCTGCGGACACCATCACGATCCCCACCGGCGCTGGTGAGTTCCCGGTCGGCTGGGCGGCTGGAATGCTTGTTCGGGTAGAAGTTGGCTATCCGTACACCGTCGTCGATGGCGGCCCAGATCGGGACATCATCAAGGGTGATCTTGACCAGGTAGCACCGTTTGTTGGGATGGAGATTGAAATCGCTGGCGCAAACGCAGGGAACTACGTTGTTCACTCGTATACGCCAGGGGTTGGTGGTGCTCTCGACGAAATGACCCTCAACTGGGCGGACGGCGGTGCAGCTGTAGGCCTGCAGGTCGGCGACTTGTCGATGAGCATCGGTTATCGAGGACTTCGCTACAGAATCACGTCTGCCAGCACATCATCCATTACTGTCGAACGCCTGAATGGGTCTGGCGAAGATGATGAGCTTTGGCCGGGTTTTGATGCTCTATCCACAACGCTGGCAACGCTAAGGCTTGATGGATCGACACAGGAAGGTGATTGGGCTGGGCCTTTTCCAGTCTGCCCTGACGGGGCGGTGACCACTACCGTGGCCTGGGATGTATTTTTTCCTCAGGGGTTGGCGATTGTCGACTCCAAGGGATGGGTTGGCGTGAATAGCGTTGAGGTTGAGCTTCAGTACCGTGATATCACGACCGCAGGTGCGTGGACCTCCTTTTCCAAGGCTTACTACGGGTCGACACTTGATCAGCACGGCTATACGGAAAAGCTGACTATCCCGGTGGCGATGCGCCCAGAGGTCAGAATGCGCCGTATCGGGGCCAAGTCTACAAGCACTCAGCATGCAGAGACCGTTCAGTGGTATGGACTGCGGGCGAATCTCGCAGCGCCTACCAGTTATGAAGGCGTCACCATGATTGCCTTGCGCGTGAAGGGTGGCAACCGCATCGCCTCCCAGTCGGAAAGCCAGGTGTCGTGTATTGCGACGAGGATTCTTCCTGTTCGCCGCGGAGGGGTGTGGGCGCCTGAGGAGCCTACACGCGATATATCGGCTTGGATTGGTCATGTTGCGCGCAGCGTAGGGTACTCGGTTGATGATGGTAACTCTGACATCGATCTTGCGGAGCTGGATCGTCTGCACGCCATATGGACGGCTCGGGGCGATTATTACGACCGATCAATAGACACGCCGAGCACGGTCAAGGCCTGCATGATCGAGGCTCTGCAAGCTGGTTTTGCGGAGCTTACGATTGATCGAGGTCTGATCAGGCCGGTGCGGGATGAGCCGCGCGGAGCGGAGTTTGACCACATCTACAACCCTCAGGTCATGACCAAGCCACTGAAGCGTGAGGCCGAGCATGTGACGGCTGACGATTTCGACGGGATCGACGTCGAATACCTGAGCAGCAATACCTGGCAGGTCGAAACGGTTGAATGTCGTCTTGGAGATGACCAGGGCTTGAGGACGGAGAAGGTTAGGTTAGAGGGCGTGGTCGACGAAACACGCGTTTGGCGCTGGGGGATGCGCCGCCGCCGCCAGCAGGTCTACCAGCGTAAACGCTACAGCTTCACGACGGAGCTGGACGCGCTCAATAGCGGATACCTGGACTATGCCCTGCTTGGAGATACAACCCCTGGATACGGGCAGAGCGCCATGCTCAAGGGATATGCGCTGATGGGTGATCAGCACCTGCTGGTTTCGTCCGAACGATTCGATTGGTCTGCCGGCGGAGAGCACTGGATAGCACTGCGCCGCAGGGACGGCAGCGGCTCAGGACCATACATGGCGACCAGGATCGACGATTACCGCCTGACCATCCCTGATCTGGACTTCACGCCGATACTGGATAGCTCAATGGATGCGCCAGTCTTGCAGTTTGGCCCTAAAGCGAAGTTCTGCTATCCCGCACTCATAAAGGAAGTAAACCCAAGCGGAACGGTCAGCTGCAGCGTCACAGCAGTTAATTACGATGCTCGCGTCTATCTAGACGACAACAACTTCCCGCCGGCGTAGCCGGACACCTTGCGCAAGCCCGCCACTGAGCGGGCTTTTTTTCGTCTGGAGAAAACATGCGATACAACACGGGTAACCCAGTTGAGCCTGACGGTTCTAGCGATCCACGCGACCTTATCGATAACTCAAAAATTATGGACCTGCTTGAAAACGGGCCAGAGGAATCTTACCCTGATCGGCTAAACGAGAGCAGAAGAAGTCGGCGCGGAATGGATAATGAATTTGATCGGTCACAGGACGACAAAGAGGCGAGGTTTCAGGCGTTTCTGCTTAGCTCTGGGTACCAGGATATTGGCATCTACGCTGCGGGCCTGGATATTTCAGCGAGAAACCAGATATTCCTCAAGGATGGGGAGTACTTCAGGGTGGCGGCGTCTACCGTTCTGCCTTACACCACAACAGGCTCATGGACTGGCGAGTCTGACAAGTTCGTGTCCATTGGTGACGCAGCGCTCAGGCAGGATCTCGCCGCGCCGGACGGATCAAAAGAAATTGGTTTTACTGGCAGGACTGTAGAGGACCGCCTTAAAGACATGCCGTCCGTCCTGAGCAGCCCTTACTCTGCTGCTGGTAATGGCATCTCAGATGATACCGCTGCGTTTGCCAGCTTTGAATTGGCGCACTCGGGGAAAACCATTGATCTTGGCGGGAAGACCTATAGCGTGACGTCGATCCCAAAAGGCAATGCGTATGTGAATGGCCACTTCAAAATCGGCTCCTACAGCCGCGAGCCTTACCAGTCGGCATTCACCATTGCACCGACATTCAACACATTCGGCGGTCAACTTCGCAAACTGAAGGAGGCGCTGTCCGACCCGCTGAATCAGCACGTTGGGATCGTATGTATTGGAGACTCAATTCCTTGGGGTAGCGGAACTGGGGAAGGGCCGAATCCAGACCCGCGAGATGGAACCCTCTCCGACCCAAGGGATGTTTTTTCAACGCCTTCGTTTATCAACGAGGTAAAGCGCTATCTCGGTGAGAACTACGCGGGTGGTGCCACCCCCGT comes from the Pseudomonas shahriarae genome and includes:
- a CDS encoding NlpC/P60 family protein → MEWINSYLSCRYEDGARGPEKFDCWGLVRDARHRHQGMRLLPSWGHVRNTEPKEFTRAYRNEAEHMEVCQPEPGSIAAVMRGQICIHVALVVDAGDRLKVLEINPTRGARCLPLSQWARDHNTVIYYRDKQ
- a CDS encoding host specificity factor TipJ family phage tail protein, yielding MISIYPNKIVPFPADTREVSQRQSLLSWFHADGMPESVEPAALPVSVFINGERALPTQWATIEFGPEDRVEIYREPKGTDPFSITLALVFGAKAVMSALMPKMPSLNNGGGTKRGNDLGLATVKGNQVKLNSVIREIAGRQRPYPDYAIPPNRYFKDAASQWIEMLLCVGRGKYQIPLGSITIGDTPVISLGADAEIHIYGPGADLTNEEAAKWWHSAPEVGATSTGTAGIELRSTYAVAPVPVAQSYQFAADTITIPTGAGEFPVGWAAGMLVRVEVGYPYTVVDGGPDRDIIKGDLDQVAPFVGMEIEIAGANAGNYVVHSYTPGVGGALDEMTLNWADGGAAVGLQVGDLSMSIGYRGLRYRITSASTSSITVERLNGSGEDDELWPGFDALSTTLATLRLDGSTQEGDWAGPFPVCPDGAVTTTVAWDVFFPQGLAIVDSKGWVGVNSVEVELQYRDITTAGAWTSFSKAYYGSTLDQHGYTEKLTIPVAMRPEVRMRRIGAKSTSTQHAETVQWYGLRANLAAPTSYEGVTMIALRVKGGNRIASQSESQVSCIATRILPVRRGGVWAPEEPTRDISAWIGHVARSVGYSVDDGNSDIDLAELDRLHAIWTARGDYYDRSIDTPSTVKACMIEALQAGFAELTIDRGLIRPVRDEPRGAEFDHIYNPQVMTKPLKREAEHVTADDFDGIDVEYLSSNTWQVETVECRLGDDQGLRTEKVRLEGVVDETRVWRWGMRRRRQQVYQRKRYSFTTELDALNSGYLDYALLGDTTPGYGQSAMLKGYALMGDQHLLVSSERFDWSAGGEHWIALRRRDGSGSGPYMATRIDDYRLTIPDLDFTPILDSSMDAPVLQFGPKAKFCYPALIKEVNPSGTVSCSVTAVNYDARVYLDDNNFPPA
- a CDS encoding SGNH/GDSL hydrolase family protein translates to MRYNTGNPVEPDGSSDPRDLIDNSKIMDLLENGPEESYPDRLNESRRSRRGMDNEFDRSQDDKEARFQAFLLSSGYQDIGIYAAGLDISARNQIFLKDGEYFRVAASTVLPYTTTGSWTGESDKFVSIGDAALRQDLAAPDGSKEIGFTGRTVEDRLKDMPSVLSSPYSAAGNGISDDTAAFASFELAHSGKTIDLGGKTYSVTSIPKGNAYVNGHFKIGSYSREPYQSAFTIAPTFNTFGGQLRKLKEALSDPLNQHVGIVCIGDSIPWGSGTGEGPNPDPRDGTLSDPRDVFSTPSFINEVKRYLGENYAGGATPVLSNWPASPSGESIASFTVSRKLYPAMGGFTTTPVGSAQTATDVSSPNSVLRFQRQLGDGDSTGASYTSLKFMFTGYGFTVAYTSLASDATFYELRIDGVLVGTYDTAPGVDGAVEGYGNTRHHSFSFVRNKEVEIRTSRGGRAGTRRLRLEAILVDKVIRVSNQGINGSDTVRYKMYNLAGNTSGDGVAYGADDSFVFVQLGTNDRLFEVGRPRSENTFAQTLGDMLAVITGVDIILMVANPVGEAAEVGRAFSMQRCRDVIYSKAKSLSLDFIDNYTALKHITPKSITSDEVHPNRVGHSLIARNIIGAIEGA
- a CDS encoding DUF1833 family protein; amino-acid sequence: MDPDDEYRRPSNQQGVARGMIEPTILNLIYREALASGGNEVFVRTLELTCSAWDPVLICNGFKDRICGSEDGRVLSFTAANIGIALPQKNNKGNQALAFGVDNTTGEVRHKADQALEANARITATYRVYLASDLSAPCERPYRMTVQSDSFESNNANLPCGFFDLIGTAWPRALYNTSKFPCLKYL